The window ATCATCCTTCTAACCTCcaagggaaaagtcccagctctggtaaccatgtctcataagacttgtttcccaatccaggtaacatcttagtaaatctcctctgcaccctctccgtagcttccacatccttcctataaagaggtgaccagaactgaacacaatgcttaccagagatttgtagggttgcaacatgacctcactgcttctgAATTTCAttaatcctcctattaatgaagctcagcattccacaggccttcttaactatcctatcaacctgtgtggtgaccttgagggatgcaagtaccttctggtttatccttccactttacacttattcagattgaaatccatctgccacttttccacccatctctgcatcctatctTTATCCTCTTGTACCCTTtgataaccttcagctccatccacaactccttcaaccttcgtgtcatctgcaaatgtactgacacattcttccacttcttcatccaccaggtcatttataaaaatcacaaagagcaggggtcccaaaacagatccttgtggtgctccactagtcaccgaacTCCAGGTagaactttccttccactactactctctgctttcttcctgcaagccaatttttaattgaAAGAACCAAGgctccactgatcccatgcctcatgactttctgaatgagtctctcatgggggatcttgtcaaataccttactaaaatctatatagaccacatcaatttcttttgttatctcctcaaaaaattcaattaggctcccttcacaaagccatgctgactgtactTGAGTAGACTGTATTTATCTAAATGCTCAtatatcctatccttaagaatcctctccaatagtttgcacatctctgacataagactcatctgtctataattcccaggattctccctattactttttttaaacaaggggaccacatttgccattttccaatcctctggcacctcccctgtggactCAAAAATCATAGCtctgccccagcaatctcttctctcacttcccacagcagcctggggtatattgcgtCTAGCCCCGTGAACTTATCTTGATGTTTTAAGACccaacactttctcttccttaatttccacattgtcccacacaggcctgttctattcaaATCTCacactgatcaaggtccttttctcttgtgaatactgaagcaaagtattcatttagaacctccccaacctccaAGCACATGCTGCCTCCtatatcctttagcagccccaccttcattctcatcatccttctcttcttcacatacgcatagaactaCTTGGGTTCTCCTTAATGCTATATGCCAAgtccttctcatgtccccttcgagctctcctaagtcctttcttaagctcctttctgGCTACCATGTACTTTTCATGAGCTCTTCCTatttcctatatctaacatatggtcccttcttccttttgattagctgcctcacctgttttgacaGCCATGGGTTCCCTTTTTGCAAagttcttttccttgtcccaatgggacaaacttatcttgaacccagcacaagtgttccctaaacttcctcctcaTTACTTccatgctttcacccttgaacatctgtttccaatttacttttgCTAGTTCCTGGCTCTTCCCTTCATAATGAGCTCttccccattttgtctgtttttatcattTTCCATTGCTctgctgaagctaagggagttgtgatcactcaCTAAAATGCTCCGCTGCTGACAGGTCCACCAACTGACCAAGTCTATTACCTGTGGTTATTGTTGGCTGAAATCACTGAAACCAATATTtggtcagttccacagtgtgcaCTCAGTGTGCTAGATTGCTGCATGGTAATAGTGGCTTCACTGGCTGTAAATTGCTTTTGAGACTGTTTTCCCCTTTTAAACAAATTTATCTCCTTTTCCTGTGTATTCTCTGGATAGCTATAAAAAAACCTGACCTAGCAGACAAATAAGTAACCTTTTCTAAATATTAATCAAAGATAGGAACAAAACTTGGTTCTTTTCAATTCTTTGGGAGTTTAATTTGCAATTGAGTATCAAATTGAACAAACCAAGAACTGGTGGGAATTTTAAGCTGACCTTAAAATAGAAACATCAATATCTCCAATTAAAATGAACTCCTTAAGCAGATTTATTTAATCTTTTATATTAATTTAACAAAACAAATGTATTATTTAAACTAACAACtaatgttttattttaacaatAATTCATCTAAATACTACTGCTTTATTTACAATAATAATACTGTATTCAAATGTATAAATGAGATCAACTAAAAGTACAAGCTAGTAtacaaaagaaaggaatgttttcccCACAAGAACAGTCTGTCCAAAAAAATCCCTTTGTTTTCTTGATATCATGTTATATGTTTTGATAAACCTTTGGCAAGGTGCACTGCAGCATGAACATGTAAAGATGGTCCTCGGGTTTGCTGAAATGGACTGCATGCTATTTCTCTGCTGGTTTGGCCACTTAAAATTCTCACCAGATGTTAATATCCTGAGCAGCTAACAAAGAACATTCAGACAGTCAATATTGGTAGTTAGGTTCCAAAACAACTAACACACTTTCAGCAACAAAGCTCCAGAGCAGTAAAACTGTGTGTCAATACAGCAATGCTCACAGACTAAATCACATTGCAGAGCAACCTCCAAAATCATTAATTACACTTAAATTCCTCACCAAGGTTTTTCACATTGAAGTGGTCATCAAGCATGCGAATTACTGCAAATCTTCAGCAGTGCTTAACTCTCAGGTTGGATACTTGAATTTGATCTATTTTTTAACAGTATACCACTGACTAAATGAGGAGTTCGGGAATAATATGATCTGTGTCCATGGGGTTGAAAGGATTctcaatgggatttttttttaaagcaatgctCTCTTCATTCGATATTGTTTtagagaaaaacaaaaaaaaaggagctTAGCTATACTACACAGCTTGTATTGCTGGAGCTTGTTCTCAAAACTCTTACGAGATGGGGTTGTAAGAGAGAGTATCCCATAAAAAACATACAAAGAAGTTTGAATTCTCTTCAAAACTTGCTTGAGTCTTCCCTGCCCCAAAACAAGAATATTTGAGAACCATTTATAATGTTGAATTGAATAGGACAAAAATAGCATATCTAATAAAATACAAACCATTAAAACTTTGCAAGAGACCTTTATTATAGTGATGTCAAATGTTGTGCTGAACCGGTCTGAAGGAAGGTCAtgagcctgaaacattaaccccATATCTCTCTCCACTTTGATGCctaacttgctgagtatttccagcagtttctgatTTTATTTGTGCACAATTGATATTGATGGATTGGGTGGGACTAGAAAGGCTTTGTAGTAAATGGGATACAATCTCTTTAAAGTATATACATAATGATAAAAGTACAGTTCAAACTATATCatacagtattttcaccatcatGCTCAGGAATACTGACCTATCAGGGTTATTCACAGAACCTCCATAACAGCCCAAAGCTTGGCCTCCTTCGTTCAACTGCCTTGACCTCAAATTACATTTGTTTGACATAAACAGAGCAATTGATCTGTGTTATAATTTAGTCCCATAGGGATTCTGTTGAATACAATGAACATGGCTAATGCCATATTAGATTTTGTttagaaaattatattaaaaaagacATTTACAAACATGCTTTGGTTAAAATGTACAGGCATCCTTTTGGTTCAAATACTATCAAGGACCAAATGAAAGCAAATTACAGCTTCTAATTTTTCTTATTTACTTCAATACATACACTAAGTGTTACAGAATTATGTACTCTTAACAGTGAGTCTTTCCTTTATAGTCTTAACCTGGGCCAGCATATTAAAATCTACTTTTACTCGACTAAGAACTACAGTTGGTTGCATATGTTGAAGCTGCTTCTCAGCGAGCTCAACACAGTTTGAGTTTGTCTtgtccattttaatttttatgttcttAAGAAAGTGAAGAGATAGAGGAGTTGCAAGGTTAGCAAGCGTCCGATGTTCAGTACTTTGATCATGTAATTTATCTGCAACAGACTGTTTGTTGCGGTTGACAAGAACCAATGAATTTGCGTCTCTTTTGACAGGATACTTTGTTGGCAATCTGTCCTTGTCACCCACCACTGCAAAGGATGAATTTAATCTGCCATCCAACGTTTTCTCAGTGTTAGCAGTAGGACTGTGAGATGAACCTTTATTGGCCAGAGCTTTTTTCTTTTGCTTCAGAGCAGATTCCTCAAggaacttcaggaaggaaaattcAAATCCCATGGGTTTAAATGTACTTAAATCAAAAGGCTTGTGATGATGCAGCTTGTGTGTACACGAGCTGCGCTCTGGTGGACACAGTTTTCTCTGATGGGGAGTTTGCTTTGAATCATCTTTCAACACCTGCTCAGGGGCTTCAAttaaattctttttctttttattctgtgTGCCCTCTTCTGGACCCAAGAGATCCAGATGAATGTTTGATCTTTTCTTACAAGGCTGGTAGCTCCTTGGGTCACTGAATTCACTCTCTCCAGGTGTCTCTTCTTGTTCAGTCTTAATACATGTGCTAGCAGAGCTGTCAATAAGTTCTGGAAGTTcatcagtggagttcttgaaggaGCTATCATTCTCCTGCTTCTTAATGATACACTCCACTGACCCCTCTTGGCTGGATATGCATTCAGCCAATTCCTTCCCTTGGACATTTGAATACTTCCTACAAGTCACCAAATGACTGTGGTATTGACTAACAAATGCACTGGATATCTTATGATGAATTCTGTAATGTTTTACTAGACTGGGTTCACTAGTGACAATGGATGAACAATTCTCAAACATACATGGATACTGTTCCTTTGGAGACTTACTGCTGCACATCGCCAAGGCTTGGGTTTTACTTTTAAAAGTATATTTATCAATTTTTCTCGAGTTGCATGATTTTTCATCAATTTCACTATGTTTTATATTTCTGATATCTGAAGTGAAACATTCACTGGATTTACTGTGATTTACAGCATCTTCATTTTCAGTAATTTCAGATCCACAATAACTGTTACCATTTTCGAGATCATCCTGGGTGATTAGCTTTGGAATGTTTTCTTGGTCTGATGGTATGATTCTTCTGGGCCTCATTAAATGAGATTGATGAAGCTCTCTGTGTTTGGTAAAGATATGTCTTAAGAGGTTAGATCTGGTGGCATAAGTACGATCACAGCCTTCACAGCCACATTTGAAACCTGCTGCATCCGCATCATTTTGTGGAATTTCCACATCGATGCCATGAGCTACCAAAAGGTGTTTAATAAAGTTCCAGAATACTGTAAATGAAGACATGCAGTAAGCTTGGTCACAAACAAACCTTTCTTCATTCACAGACATAATTTTTCCAATTTCATCTGTGGTCAGATTGTGAAactcagagtagtgtataatgaTATCAGTAGGACCTTGGAAACATTTGCAACAATTGGTAATGTGGCATTGAAACTCTTTGATCTGGATGTTGTCATTTTGGGTGACTTCTTCTTTGATCTGTGTATGAAGCAGCCATTGGTTAGACTGATGTACTGCTCGGTAGTGCAGAATTAGGTTCTGCTGAATAGTGAAAGCTGCAGAGCAATCTTTGTGAACACACTTGTAGGGTTTGTGAAAGTTATTGACATCACACTCCGTTTTTAATTTTGCAACAGATTTCTTGCACTTCCTTTCTGCAGGTACTTTGGTAAACTTTGTCGTGTTTCTAGATTCTTCACTTTGCTCCAAACCTCCCTCACATTTCCATTCCTGCATTGATCTATCCGGTAGTTGCACTGGGACACCCTCAGGTTTTTCAGGCAGTCCCACCATCACTGGCAAGGTGCCAGGCAGCCCCACCGTTACCGGCGAGGTGCCAGGCAGCCCCACCACCACTGGTGAGGCGCTCGGCAGTCCCACGGAAACTGGTGAGGATCCTGGCAGGCCTGTGGTCACGGGTGAGGATCCTGGCAGCCCTGTGGTCACAGCTGAGGATCCTGGCAGCCCTGTGGTCATGGGTGAGGATTCTGGCATCCCCACGGTCACGGGTGAGGATCCCGGCAGCCCTACAGACCCTGGTGAAGATCCCTTCAGGCCCACTGACGCTGGTGAAGAACGATGTAGTCCCATGGAATCGGATGAAGTGTGTGGTAGCCCCTTGGATGCAGTAGAGGGAGCCAACAGTCCCACACTCAAGGGTGAAGAACTAGATGAGTCCATCGACATTGACAATAATGAAACATCTTCTGACCTGGACGCTAGTGGGATGATAGCCTGTGGGTTTGACAGTATCCTGGAAATGGCCAGTGGCTCTGCTGGCAAAAACGGGACATCTGCTGAGCCTGTTGTCATTGGCAGAACAGCTGGAGCACCAGACATAGGGGCAGACTGTGGCATTACTGGGAGCGGAGATGTACATTGTTGCTGGGTTGGCAGAAGAGGCACGCCCTGCAACGCCGTTGGTACAGTAGAGACAGTCTGGGCCTTCACAGATAGTGGTAGAATAGGCTGTGGCCACTTCAAGAGTGGTGAGATGGCCAGCAATTCCTCAGTGGATGTGGGGCTAGTATGTGGCTCAACAGGTAATGCGGTGTTACTTGTCGACCCTGCCAGTAGTAAAGGGATGTCCTGAGACCCCGCTGTTGGCACCATGGTGTTTTGTGGGTCTATGGATTGTGTTAAGGTATTTTGGAGCTGGGTTGATAATGGAGAGCAATCTTCTAGACCTGCCAGAAGCACGGAGCCActctgtgcgtgtccctgatcaAAGAGTATGGCCTTCTCATTCTGTGCGTTGTTCAAATGAAGATCAATCTTAGAGTTAACGTCGCTAGTTGCTGAAGTTACTGTCTCCAGTTCACGCAGACCAATTGGTTCGCCCTCCTGTGTCCCATTAATGGTGGACTGAGGCATTATTTCTTGCAATGGTAGTAAAGAGTCAGCAGTTTTATATTGACCCTCAAGTTTTCTGCAGTATACTCTTTTAATTCTCAATTTTACCAGCTCCTCCCGTGTTACGTGATGCACCAACTGATAGTGGGCTCGAAGATTAGAGTTTCTTGTAAAAGTTTTCTGACAGTTAGGAACGTGGCACCTAAATGGAGCAAATCTTGTCTGATACATCTTTATTTCCATTATTTGCTCCTTGGAGTACTGATGCACTTTGACATAATGATTCGTCAGAGCATCTTTAGTCATTGCACTATAGATGCATCCAACTTCCTGGCAAATAAAGGGTTTGATGAGACTCATTTTCAGCTCCTTGTCGttctcagtttcagtgatctGCAGTGAAGTGTTTCTTTGTGGGACTGTTAAACACTGATTGATAATGTTCTGACCGTTGGTACAATTATTCATTGGTGCATGTGCCAATATGTTCGTGGAGGAAGCTGGTGACCTTGAACGCAAAGATTGACGTGGTAGACCATTTGTGTAAAGCTTCTCGTTATACTCCAAGTTCAGATTTTGCAAGCCCAACAAAACTTCAGCTATTCTTATATCTAATGTCCTAGGGTCTTCAGAGCGAGATGAATTATGACTTGTATCAATCCTAGGAAGGGGCTCATTAGTAAAATACACAGACGGCTCACAACTACTTTCCAAATTTTGTGGGTGAATCTCATTGTCAACATAGGTTCCTGAGCAAAAGTTGGACTCTAATGGCTGCTGCAAGGGCTCACAAGATGAATATGCTGTTGAGCTTGCCACATCCAGCATTGGTGGGACCTCAGTGCTGAGTGACATGTCTTCACCAGCCACAAATGACCTAGGACTACACACAGTGGTGAGCGCCTGTGATATAGTTATGTTGGTTGAGCTTTCCTCCAATGAACTCATCTCAAACCTGGGCTGAAAGGTTTGCTGAATTACTTCTGAATCAAATGTTCCTTGAAGACTGGCAACTGATAGAGTCTTGTTAGGTTCAAATATACTAGGACTGTAGTTGTTCTCCTGTGCTGATGGGAAAAGTTCATGACCAGTAAATGGTTCTGTACTGTCCCCCATTTCCAATGACTGAAGGAATGTTTCACCAGTCAAGAATGTATCTGAGATACAGGGAGGTTCATGTCCATGTGGTGTGAACACATCTGATGAAAGGATCTTTTCAGTGATGCATACAGCCTGTCCATTCTTCTGCTCCTCAAGAGCTGAAGAGCTTTCCTTTTTATCATAAGGTTTACAAATCGCCCGTCGTGACAAATGACCTCCAAGAGATTTGGGATTGGTAAACTCTCTGTAGCATCTACTACAGATAAATTTGTCACCTTTAATGATTGCAGGCCATTTTGCACGCTTATTATGGGTATGCTTTTTCTTCCTGGATTGAGACACACTCTCACTTTCAACCATTACAACACAAGTCTGCTGAACTTCTGCACTTGAAGCACATTCGGGTGTTGAATTTGAGATTCTCTCATTTGGAAAATACAATGGATTTGAAGGCTTTTCCTGATTTTGACATTTCAGGGGATTTCTAATCTGTTGGATTTTTGGTAGATTCCGTTGTTGCTTCAACATTTCGTAATATTCAGGATGGGCAGCTTTGATGTGTTTGCTCACACTACGTGATGAGGTATAGCTTCGATTACAGCCTTCAACCTTACAGTTAAATCTTTGGACTGATTTTGCAGCTTCACCAGCTGCAGTTTCTATAGGCAGTGTTGGAATAGGAGTGTCCTCCCCTTTAAACACATTTTCTGGTAGAACACCCTGAGTCAAATCCATGTTCAACGTCTCTTCATTCTTCACTGTAACACAATGTTCATCTTTAGGGAGACAATTCTGTTCCTCACTGGAAGGCAAAACATTGAGTTCCAATGACGTGGAAGATTTAGGTTTGGAAATTTCACTTGGAACACAATCAATTGTAAAACCATTCTGATGAACATCAGATTTGAGGTGTGGTTCATCTTCGGTCTTTATTTGCAATAATTGGCCAACCCGATCAGTTCTATTAATAGCAGATTGGTCTGTCTGAAAAGGTGAACTATTTTCAGCCTCAATTTTCACACAAGTATGTTGGGTGTGATCAACTTCATGCTTTTGCAGTTCACTCTGGGAGTAGTAAATGCTTCCACAGTTTGAGAATTTACAAGTGTATGAGGAATTATGGTAGTGTTGGGCTTCATGATCATATAACAAGTAAGACTCTGTGAAAATTCTTCCACAATTTTGAAACATGCATTTAGCTTTGAATAGCAGATGTTCTTTTCTGTGACCTACCAATTCAGAGTAAGTGCCAAAGCTTGCATTACATTCCAGCTGTATACAGACATATGGTTTAGGACCGCAGTGAATTTGCAAATGTTCATTAAGGTGAGACACGCTGACAAAGCGCCTGCGACAATACTGACAAACAACTTTATTACTTTGCATTTTAAGAAACTGCTTTGCTTCTTCATCATTACCGTGGCCTTTCACGTGTGCAATCAAGTTTTTAAAATACTTAAAAGTTTTGGTACAGAGAGTTACAGGACAGTTGTAATCTTCGGTGAAGTCCACTTTCTGAGAGGTTATTATTGCAGGTTTGTACGATTTGTCCTTACCTTCATCATCAGAACCGTCACTTTCACTGTAGACTACAAAATCCTCACCATATAGACTGTTCCTTTTAATTGGACGATGTTCTTGCTTTTCTATTTCACCTACTTTTTTATCTGCACTACAGAAGTCAGTCAAGTTCTTCGATGGTCTTCCAACTCTCCTTTTCGGTTTGATAGAAGCTAGTCGTTCTTTACAAGACTGTTTAATGTGAAATGTTACATGGGGAACAAAAATCTCCTTTTTCTTGAAACTTTTGGCACATATGGGGCAGTAATAGTTTCCATCCTTCACATGAGTTTGAGCATGGCGAATAATTCGGTGCCCCAGAAACTCTCGGTCACATAATACACAATATTGCATGTATGCCTGCCAATTCTTAAATCTGGCAGACACCACACTTTTCTCAATTTTATGCTTTTCTTTCATTTCCACTTTTTCACTTGAACCATTCTGTACTTTCATCACATCACTGTAAAATTTAGGAAGTCCATTCAGAGAATGTTCTTTCATAGCAACTTCTTCTGGACGGTTCTCATTGTTTTCAAAAAGGTCACTGTCATTGAGTTCATCAATAGAAGATACGATGGATGCTTCCTCTCCCATTAATGCAAGGCAATGTCGTTTCAGAGTTTTCCAGTCCCAAAATTCAGGATCAAAAGGCCAATGAGTTTTCAAAACAAGTAGGAGTTCAC of the Narcine bancroftii isolate sNarBan1 chromosome 4, sNarBan1.hap1, whole genome shotgun sequence genome contains:
- the znf292b gene encoding zinc finger protein 292b isoform X3, with the protein product MICNLESDGEENLALILCTAFLTRQLQQGDLYCAWELTLFWSKLQQRMESSSSTFLECCRQFSMLSKTVYHIFFLIKVIQSEAREAGLSACIELCVRALRMESNESPSVKTSICKTVSCLLPDYLEVRRACQLTEFLLEPTVEAYYAVETLYNQPDQKYDDENGLIPNSLRCELLLVLKTHWPFDPEFWDWKTLKRHCLALMGEEASIVSSIDELNDSDLFENNENRPEEVAMKEHSLNGLPKFYSDVMKVQNGSSEKVEMKEKHKIEKSVVSARFKNWQAYMQYCVLCDREFLGHRIIRHAQTHVKDGNYYCPICAKSFKKKEIFVPHVTFHIKQSCKERLASIKPKRRVGRPSKNLTDFCSADKKVGEIEKQEHRPIKRNSLYGEDFVVYSESDGSDDEGKDKSYKPAIITSQKVDFTEDYNCPVTLCTKTFKYFKNLIAHVKGHGNDEEAKQFLKMQSNKVVCQYCRRRFVSVSHLNEHLQIHCGPKPYVCIQLECNASFGTYSELVGHRKEHLLFKAKCMFQNCGRIFTESYLLYDHEAQHYHNSSYTCKFSNCGSIYYSQSELQKHEVDHTQHTCVKIEAENSSPFQTDQSAINRTDRVGQLLQIKTEDEPHLKSDVHQNGFTIDCVPSEISKPKSSTSLELNVLPSSEEQNCLPKDEHCVTVKNEETLNMDLTQGVLPENVFKGEDTPIPTLPIETAAGEAAKSVQRFNCKVEGCNRSYTSSRSVSKHIKAAHPEYYEMLKQQRNLPKIQQIRNPLKCQNQEKPSNPLYFPNERISNSTPECASSAEVQQTCVVMVESESVSQSRKKKHTHNKRAKWPAIIKGDKFICSRCYREFTNPKSLGGHLSRRAICKPYDKKESSSALEEQKNGQAVCITEKILSSDVFTPHGHEPPCISDTFLTGETFLQSLEMGDSTEPFTGHELFPSAQENNYSPSIFEPNKTLSVASLQGTFDSEVIQQTFQPRFEMSSLEESSTNITISQALTTVCSPRSFVAGEDMSLSTEVPPMLDVASSTAYSSCEPLQQPLESNFCSGTYVDNEIHPQNLESSCEPSVYFTNEPLPRIDTSHNSSRSEDPRTLDIRIAEVLLGLQNLNLEYNEKLYTNGLPRQSLRSRSPASSTNILAHAPMNNCTNGQNIINQCLTVPQRNTSLQITETENDKELKMSLIKPFICQEVGCIYSAMTKDALTNHYVKVHQYSKEQIMEIKMYQTRFAPFRCHVPNCQKTFTRNSNLRAHYQLVHHVTREELVKLRIKRVYCRKLEGQYKTADSLLPLQEIMPQSTINGTQEGEPIGLRELETVTSATSDVNSKIDLHLNNAQNEKAILFDQGHAQSGSVLLAGLEDCSPLSTQLQNTLTQSIDPQNTMVPTAGSQDIPLLLAGSTSNTALPVEPHTSPTSTEELLAISPLLKWPQPILPLSVKAQTVSTVPTALQGVPLLPTQQQCTSPLPVMPQSAPMSGAPAVLPMTTGSADVPFLPAEPLAISRILSNPQAIIPLASRSEDVSLLSMSMDSSSSSPLSVGLLAPSTASKGLPHTSSDSMGLHRSSPASVGLKGSSPGSVGLPGSSPVTVGMPESSPMTTGLPGSSAVTTGLPGSSPVTTGLPGSSPVSVGLPSASPVVVGLPGTSPVTVGLPGTLPVMVGLPEKPEGVPVQLPDRSMQEWKCEGGLEQSEESRNTTKFTKVPAERKCKKSVAKLKTECDVNNFHKPYKCVHKDCSAAFTIQQNLILHYRAVHQSNQWLLHTQIKEEVTQNDNIQIKEFQCHITNCCKCFQGPTDIIIHYSEFHNLTTDEIGKIMSVNEERFVCDQAYCMSSFTVFWNFIKHLLVAHGIDVEIPQNDADAAGFKCGCEGCDRTYATRSNLLRHIFTKHRELHQSHLMRPRRIIPSDQENIPKLITQDDLENGNSYCGSEITENEDAVNHSKSSECFTSDIRNIKHSEIDEKSCNSRKIDKYTFKSKTQALAMCSSKSPKEQYPCMFENCSSIVTSEPSLVKHYRIHHKISSAFVSQYHSHLVTCRKYSNVQGKELAECISSQEGSVECIIKKQENDSSFKNSTDELPELIDSSASTCIKTEQEETPGESEFSDPRSYQPCKKRSNIHLDLLGPEEGTQNKKKKNLIEAPEQVLKDDSKQTPHQRKLCPPERSSCTHKLHHHKPFDLSTFKPMGFEFSFLKFLEESALKQKKKALANKGSSHSPTANTEKTLDGRLNSSFAVVGDKDRLPTKYPVKRDANSLVLVNRNKQSVADKLHDQSTEHRTLANLATPLSLHFLKNIKIKMDKTNSNCVELAEKQLQHMQPTVVLSRVKVDFNMLAQVKTIKERLTVKST
- the znf292b gene encoding zinc finger protein 292b isoform X1, whose product is MAGSEVDADVRKLMCNLRQLGNELRELGVSVQSSGDYCQRFCQTLVQYAGKWKISEDPLPLLEVYTVAIQNYSKARPCLTAECENVCFVLNRLALSCTELLLCLPDEVPDTLWEQFQASVQAAHKVLSEYGNPELQMLAVLAQEGGVWKNSVLDNIFSQQPLEQDKVNEFLMQEGPALLEMRIRHLIKGKRFDQATKLAKVCAEHPEIGTKSIFKQIYLTCLCTSSSSEILMEEISSVDCKEALEMICNLESDGEENLALILCTAFLTRQLQQGDLYCAWELTLFWSKLQQRMESSSSTFLECCRQFSMLSKTVYHIFFLIKVIQSEAREAGLSACIELCVRALRMESNESPSVKTSICKTVSCLLPDYLEVRRACQLTEFLLEPTVEAYYAVETLYNQPDQKYDDENGLIPNSLRCELLLVLKTHWPFDPEFWDWKTLKRHCLALMGEEASIVSSIDELNDSDLFENNENRPEEVAMKEHSLNGLPKFYSDVMKVQNGSSEKVEMKEKHKIEKSVVSARFKNWQAYMQYCVLCDREFLGHRIIRHAQTHVKDGNYYCPICAKSFKKKEIFVPHVTFHIKQSCKERLASIKPKRRVGRPSKNLTDFCSADKKVGEIEKQEHRPIKRNSLYGEDFVVYSESDGSDDEGKDKSYKPAIITSQKVDFTEDYNCPVTLCTKTFKYFKNLIAHVKGHGNDEEAKQFLKMQSNKVVCQYCRRRFVSVSHLNEHLQIHCGPKPYVCIQLECNASFGTYSELVGHRKEHLLFKAKCMFQNCGRIFTESYLLYDHEAQHYHNSSYTCKFSNCGSIYYSQSELQKHEVDHTQHTCVKIEAENSSPFQTDQSAINRTDRVGQLLQIKTEDEPHLKSDVHQNGFTIDCVPSEISKPKSSTSLELNVLPSSEEQNCLPKDEHCVTVKNEETLNMDLTQGVLPENVFKGEDTPIPTLPIETAAGEAAKSVQRFNCKVEGCNRSYTSSRSVSKHIKAAHPEYYEMLKQQRNLPKIQQIRNPLKCQNQEKPSNPLYFPNERISNSTPECASSAEVQQTCVVMVESESVSQSRKKKHTHNKRAKWPAIIKGDKFICSRCYREFTNPKSLGGHLSRRAICKPYDKKESSSALEEQKNGQAVCITEKILSSDVFTPHGHEPPCISDTFLTGETFLQSLEMGDSTEPFTGHELFPSAQENNYSPSIFEPNKTLSVASLQGTFDSEVIQQTFQPRFEMSSLEESSTNITISQALTTVCSPRSFVAGEDMSLSTEVPPMLDVASSTAYSSCEPLQQPLESNFCSGTYVDNEIHPQNLESSCEPSVYFTNEPLPRIDTSHNSSRSEDPRTLDIRIAEVLLGLQNLNLEYNEKLYTNGLPRQSLRSRSPASSTNILAHAPMNNCTNGQNIINQCLTVPQRNTSLQITETENDKELKMSLIKPFICQEVGCIYSAMTKDALTNHYVKVHQYSKEQIMEIKMYQTRFAPFRCHVPNCQKTFTRNSNLRAHYQLVHHVTREELVKLRIKRVYCRKLEGQYKTADSLLPLQEIMPQSTINGTQEGEPIGLRELETVTSATSDVNSKIDLHLNNAQNEKAILFDQGHAQSGSVLLAGLEDCSPLSTQLQNTLTQSIDPQNTMVPTAGSQDIPLLLAGSTSNTALPVEPHTSPTSTEELLAISPLLKWPQPILPLSVKAQTVSTVPTALQGVPLLPTQQQCTSPLPVMPQSAPMSGAPAVLPMTTGSADVPFLPAEPLAISRILSNPQAIIPLASRSEDVSLLSMSMDSSSSSPLSVGLLAPSTASKGLPHTSSDSMGLHRSSPASVGLKGSSPGSVGLPGSSPVTVGMPESSPMTTGLPGSSAVTTGLPGSSPVTTGLPGSSPVSVGLPSASPVVVGLPGTSPVTVGLPGTLPVMVGLPEKPEGVPVQLPDRSMQEWKCEGGLEQSEESRNTTKFTKVPAERKCKKSVAKLKTECDVNNFHKPYKCVHKDCSAAFTIQQNLILHYRAVHQSNQWLLHTQIKEEVTQNDNIQIKEFQCHITNCCKCFQGPTDIIIHYSEFHNLTTDEIGKIMSVNEERFVCDQAYCMSSFTVFWNFIKHLLVAHGIDVEIPQNDADAAGFKCGCEGCDRTYATRSNLLRHIFTKHRELHQSHLMRPRRIIPSDQENIPKLITQDDLENGNSYCGSEITENEDAVNHSKSSECFTSDIRNIKHSEIDEKSCNSRKIDKYTFKSKTQALAMCSSKSPKEQYPCMFENCSSIVTSEPSLVKHYRIHHKISSAFVSQYHSHLVTCRKYSNVQGKELAECISSQEGSVECIIKKQENDSSFKNSTDELPELIDSSASTCIKTEQEETPGESEFSDPRSYQPCKKRSNIHLDLLGPEEGTQNKKKKNLIEAPEQVLKDDSKQTPHQRKLCPPERSSCTHKLHHHKPFDLSTFKPMGFEFSFLKFLEESALKQKKKALANKGSSHSPTANTEKTLDGRLNSSFAVVGDKDRLPTKYPVKRDANSLVLVNRNKQSVADKLHDQSTEHRTLANLATPLSLHFLKNIKIKMDKTNSNCVELAEKQLQHMQPTVVLSRVKVDFNMLAQVKTIKERLTVKST